A section of the Chlorocebus sabaeus isolate Y175 chromosome 13, mChlSab1.0.hap1, whole genome shotgun sequence genome encodes:
- the THEMIS gene encoding protein THEMIS isoform X3 produces the protein MADKTPYLTMEEITRTIHIGPSRLGHPCFYHQKDIKLENFIIEQGEQIMLNSVEEIDGEIMVSCTVVRNHQNHSFNLPLSQEGKFYECEDERIYTLKEIVEWKIPKNRTRTVKLTDFSNKWDSTNPFPKDFYGTLILKPVYEIQGVMKFRKDIVRILPSLDVEVKDITDSYDANWFLQLLSTEDLFEMTSKEFPIVTEVIEAPQGNHLPQSILQPGKTIVIHKKYQASRILASEIRSNFPKRHFLIPTSYKGKFKRRPREFPTAYDLEIAKSEKEPLHVVATKAFHSPHNKLSSVSVGDQFLVHHSETTEVLCEGIKKVVNVLACEKILKKSYEAALLPLYMEGGFVEVIHDKKQYPISELCKQFRLPFNVKVSVRDLSFEEDVLAATPGLQLEEDITDSYLLISDFANPTECWEIPVGRLNMTVQLVSNFSRDAGPFLVRTLVEEITEEQYYMMRRYESSASHPPPRPPKHPSVEETKLTLLTLAEERKVDLPKSPKRHHVDITKKLHPNQAGLDSKVPVGSQNDLVDEEKERSNRGATAVAETFKNEKRQK, from the exons ATGGCTGATAAAACTCCGTACCTTACTATGGAAGAAATCACAAGGACCATTCATATTGGACCAAGTAGACTAGGGCATCCTTGCTTCTATCATCAGAAGGATATAAAACTAGAGAACTTCATCATAGAGCAGGGTGAGCAAATCATGCTCAACTCAGTTGAAGAGATTGATGGAGAAATAATGGTGAGCTGTACAGTAGTAAGGAATCATCAAAATCACTCATTTAATTTGCCTTTGTCACAAGAAGGAAAATTCTACGAATGTGAAGATGAACGTATTTATACTCTAAAGGAGATTGTTGAATGGAAGATTCCTAAGAACAGAACAAGAACTGTAAAACTTACAGATTTTTCAAATAAGTGGGACTCAACGAATCCGTTTCCTAAAGACTTTTATGGTACCCTGATTCTCAAGCCTGTTTATGAAATTCAAGGTGTGATGAAAT ttcgaAAGGATATAGTCCGCATCCTCCCCAGTCTAGATGTCGAAGTCAAAGACATCACTGATTCTTATGATGCTAACTGGTTTCTTCAGCTGTTATCAACAGAAGATCTTTTTGAAATGACCAGTAAAGAGTTCCCCATAGTAACTGAAGTCATAGAAGCACCTCAAGGAAATCACCTGCCCCAAAGCATTTTACAGCCTGGGAAAACAATTGTGATCCACAAAAAGTACCAGGCATCAAGAATCTTAGCTTCAGAAATTAGAAGCAATTTTCCTAAAAGACACTTCTTGATCCCCACTAGCTATAAAGGCAAGTTCAAGCGGCGACCGAGGGAGTTCCCAACAGCCTATGACCTAGAGATCGCTAAGAGTGAAAAGGAGCCTCTTCACGTGGTGGCCACCAAAGCCTTTCATTCCCCTCATAACAAGCTGTCATCTGTATCTGTTGGGGACCAGTTTCTGGTGCATCACTCAGAGACAACTGAAGTCCTCTGTGAGGGAATAAAAAAAGTAGTGAATGTTCTGGCCTgtgaaaaaatcctcaaaaagtCCTATGAGGCAGCACTGCTCCCTTTGTACATGGAAGGAGGTTTTGTAGAGGTGATTCATGATAAGAAACAGTACCCGATTTCTGAGCTCTGTAAACAGTTCCGCTTGCCCTTCAATGTGAAGGTGTCTGTCAGGGATCTTTCCTTTGAAGAGGATGTGTTGGCTGCCACACCAGGACTGCAGTTGGAGGAAGACATCACAGACTCTTACCTACTCATAAGTGACTTTGCCAACCCTACGGAGTGCTGGGAAATTCCTGTGGGTCGCTTGAATATGACTGTTCAGTTAGTTAGTAATTTCTCTAGGGATGCAGGACCATTTCTAGTCAGGACTCTGGTAGAAGAGATCACTGAAGAGCAGTATTACATGATGCGGAGATATGAAAGCTCAGCCTCACATcccccacctcgccctcccaaacaCCCCTCAGTAGAGGAAACAAAGTTAACCCTGCTAACcttagcagaagaaaggaaggtGGACCTGCCCAAGTCTCCCAAG